AGTTCGCTCAGCTGGTGGGATTCGCGTTCGCCGCCGTCGGAGTTCTCGGCTTCGTGCTCGGCGCTCCCGTCGTCGGCACCGTGGCAGCAGGCTTCGCCTTGTTCGCGGCGTTTCTCAACGCCGCGTTCGCGGTCTGCCTCGGGTGCATGCTCTACCCCCTCGCGGCGCGACTGCGCAGCACCTAGCACTCACACCCTTCTTCCGATCCGTACAAGAAAGACCGAAAGGAACACCATGGCTCGCTCCGACGTCCTGGTCTCTGCCGACTGGGCCGAGCAGAACCTGAACGCACCGAAGACCGTCTTCGTCGAGGTCGACGAAGACGCCAGCGCCTACGACGGCGGACACATCGAAGGTGCAGTCAAGCTCGACTGGCGCAAGGACCTGCAGGACCCGGTTCGCCGCGACTTCCTGGGCCAGGAGCAGTTCTCGGACCTGCTGTCGGCGAAGGGCATCAGCAACGACGACACCGTCGTTCTGTACGGCGGAAACAACAACTGGTTCGCCGCCTACGCCTACTGGTACTTCAAGCTCTACGGCCACAAGGACGTCAAGCTCATCGACGGTGGACGCAAGAAGTGGGAACTCGACGGACGCGCACTGTCGAAGGACGTCGTCAGCCGGGAGACCACCCAGTACCGTGCCGAGGCTCCCGACCTGTCGATCCGCGCATTCCGCGACGAGGTCATCGACGCGATCGGCAACAAGAACCTGATCGACGTGCGCTCGCCCGACGAGTTCTCGGGCAAGATCCTCGCCCCGGCTCACCTGCCGCAGGAACAGGCTCAGCAGCGTGGTCATGTGCCGTCGGCGATCAACATCCCGTGGAGCACCACCGCCAACGAGGACGGCACGTTCAAGTCCGACGACGCGCTCGAAGAGCTGTACAAGACCAAGGGCTACGACGACGAGAAGGCCACCATCGCCTACTGCCGCATCGGTGAGCGTTCGAGCCACACCTGGTTCGTCCTCAAGGAGCTGCTGGGCAAGGAAGACGTCAAGAACTACGACGGTAGCTGGGTCGAGTACGGCTCCCTCGTCGGAGCACCCATCGAGTTGGAGGTTCACTGATATGTGTGGAGCACCCGTACAGGGCCAGACCATCCCGGCAGGCGTCGACGTCGAGAAGGAAACGGTCATCACCGGCCGCGTCCTCGCCGGCGACGGTGAGCCGGTAGCAGGAGCGTTCGTGCGTCTGCTCGACGGCACCGGCGAGTTCACCGCCGAGGTCGTCGCGTCGGGCACCGGAGACTTCCGCTTCTTCGCCGCTCCCGGCCAGTGGACGCTGCGCGCACTGTCGGCATCGGGCAACGGCGACACCGTCATCGCTCCCGAGGGCGCAGGCGTGCACTCTGCCGACGTCACCGTCGGAGTCTGATTTCGCAGCACCGATCGAAACGAAGAACCCCGCACCTACGAGCAGGTGCGGGGTTCTTTTCTGTCCAGGCCGATGATTGTTCAGTTGGGCACGGGCGCTGCGGTGGTGCGCTCCGGAACAGTGGAGTACTGCGGCGGGAACATCCCCTCCGGGACCGGGATGCCCTGGGACTCGAGGAAGGCACCGAGGTCGCTGACGCGAGTCTGTGTTCCCGGCTCCGGCAGCAGGCGAGGCTCCGACGCAGGCTGGGGAGTCTCGGGCACGGACGGCGCGGCCGGATCGACGGCAGGGGGTGCGTTGTTCTTCTCGCGTTCGGTGCGAGCGAGATCGGTCACCCAGGCGACCATCTTCTCGCTCTCCCACTCGTAACCGTCGTTGGGGTCGTTGTACCAGTAGGACAGGTGCTGCAGAAAGCCGATTGCCAAATAGGGCCCGAGCACGACGTCGACGATGCCCTTGTTGTTCTCCACCAGGCCCTCGCCTTCGGCCCGCAATTTCGCCTTCACGGTCTCGGCACCGGGCCCGAGAGCCCAGTTGAGATCGGCGAGCAGCTGGTCGGGAGACAGCGCTGCCGCAGCCTGCGCGTCGTCCACCTGATACTGCCGGTCGGAGACCTTGACCAGAACCTGCAGAAGCGTCTCGTCCGACTCGAGCCAGGACTTGTTCGTGGCGATGTCGACGATCGCGCGGGTGGCGATGCTCGCTACCGTCCGAGCGAAATCGGAGACGGTCTGCACCGGATTCAGCAGGGTCAACCGCATCTGACCGAGCACGCCG
The nucleotide sequence above comes from Rhodococcoides fascians A25f. Encoded proteins:
- a CDS encoding DUF1416 domain-containing protein, which encodes MCGAPVQGQTIPAGVDVEKETVITGRVLAGDGEPVAGAFVRLLDGTGEFTAEVVASGTGDFRFFAAPGQWTLRALSASGNGDTVIAPEGAGVHSADVTVGV
- a CDS encoding sulfurtransferase; translation: MARSDVLVSADWAEQNLNAPKTVFVEVDEDASAYDGGHIEGAVKLDWRKDLQDPVRRDFLGQEQFSDLLSAKGISNDDTVVLYGGNNNWFAAYAYWYFKLYGHKDVKLIDGGRKKWELDGRALSKDVVSRETTQYRAEAPDLSIRAFRDEVIDAIGNKNLIDVRSPDEFSGKILAPAHLPQEQAQQRGHVPSAINIPWSTTANEDGTFKSDDALEELYKTKGYDDEKATIAYCRIGERSSHTWFVLKELLGKEDVKNYDGSWVEYGSLVGAPIELEVH